The following is a genomic window from Saccopteryx bilineata isolate mSacBil1 chromosome 4, mSacBil1_pri_phased_curated, whole genome shotgun sequence.
ATTTTTCAATACTAAggcaaaaagtaaaaggaaggggCAAGGAACACCAAGGCACGAAGAAGGACCTGTACGGCCCCCAGGGACCACCAGGGACACACGGCAGAGGCTTCTGTTCTATCAGGGGCATGTGGTAGGTGGGAAAGGCTGTTTTGTTTCACAAGCCACCCAGtccaaatgaaaagacaagcagaGTGGTGACATCAGGCCAGGAGGGTTAGGACTTGCTAGTGTAGAGAGTAATAAGCCACttgggcacacagaggaagccagGCAAGGAGGAGGTCAGCCAACCCAGGGGAGAGCCATAGGAGAGAACTGAACTCAAAGACAAACAGTCTTGGATGGGGAGGCCTGAGGGCAACAGATGGGAAGGAGGATTAGaccttcttttcccactttttggATACCTCCACCTTGGCTGAAGAGACCAAATGCAATATGAGGGAGGAAGAAcgggagagggtgagggagaaggaGTGAGCAGGAAGCAAGGCAGACACAGGTCCAGGTTGGCTGCTGGGCTACAGTTCCTACCATCCACACCCCGAAGGCCACAGTGCTGAGCAAGGTCACAGATGGCAGCACCTTCCCACTCAGGCTCAGGATACTGGGGTCTGTGGGCACACATATAGCTGAGATGGCATGGGAGTGGTGCAGGTTTGGCCCAATGGGGCAAGGCACCACTGAGATGAGCTTAGGAGCGCAGAATTGTTTCTCTCTGTCCATAGGAAGGTTCCTGGACCTCTGGCTTCTGGCTACACCTCCAAGGAGCCAGTTCTTGAAGCTCTCAATCCTCACAATGGGAATCCTGACCCTGTAAGTCTCCAGAAGCCAGAGACAACAAGGGTTTATTCCTCAACCACTCCCTGAGCCAGGACCCAGAACTGGCTGCCACCACCCTGCAGCTCCTCTAGGCCCTTTCTCGTTACCAGGTGCCCCAACCTCTTCACCTGTTGCCAAAGCCACCACACACTGGCCACTCATTTCCGTGGTCTCCCCGGATGAGAAATGAAAGCTGAGCTGAAACACAGGAGCAGAGAGGTGAAGCGTTAATTTCTCAGAGCACTGCCCAGTCTCTTCCCTGCTTTTGGCTTCTGTTCCAGAACAGAGGCTCTCATCAGTGCACCCATAGGACTCAGTATCTCCTCTCCACATCCAAGTGAGTCTTGTACCCCAGCAGCAGGCCCCACTATCTTTGCTATGTGGAAAATCTGGGGCCAACTATGTTGACCTTCTAGGTTAGTGCAGTATGGGCTGTGGAACTGGACATCCTTTCCACTTCAGGCATCCGTGACCTTAAGCAAGTTTCTTACCTCTCTTGAGTTTCAGTTTCACTATCTATAAAGAGGAGATACTATCTCCCTTGCAGGATTAAAGGACATAATGTCTGTACAGCCCCATAATTTACTTCCATGGTAAATACTTGGGTATTTAGTCCTTGTTGTTGTTACTGTATTGACATTAAGGATAGAGGCTGATTCCACTGCATTCGCTGCCACCCTCAGCCTCCCCACGCCACCTGCTTCACCAGCAGATCCTCAGCATTGTCATTCTTCCCCATATGATCCTTCAGTAGTTCTGTCTGCACCAACCCAGGCCACAGTGACACGTAGCTGACCCCGTGGCACCGCAGCTCCCGGGCACAGTCAGCAGCCAGCCTGTCGCACTGTAGGACAGAAGGCAGGGTGAAAGCCAGGGCACCTGGCCATGTCACcttcctctcctgccctccctgctTCCTCTAAGGATGTCCCAGTCCCGTGTCCTCTCCAGGCGCTCTGACTCAGCTGTCTACCTTTCCCAGTGTACTACTGACTGGCCAGCAAAGAGGAACCCAAGTGAAGGAACTGTCCATGGAGGGCCACAGGGAGAGCTGATGGCCAGTTGGTCTTATCCCTCTGACCACGGGGGATTTACCTCCTGAGCTAAATGGGTAGGTACCATTGTCCTATACCTCCCCAAACCATGTGCCACATGGGTCCTTACCGCGGCTTTGCGCATGTCATAGGGGACATTGAAGAGATATTGCAGCCCCTCCATGGAGGAGATGACCACAATGAGCCCCCAGCCAGCTGGTACCATCAGCCGTGCCCATACACTGAGCACAAGTAGTGGCCTCTAGAAGGAGGGGCAAGGAAAGAAGGGACCATGGTCAGTGGAGCCTGGTGCTATAGAGCTTTGGCAGCTTCCTCTGCCCTCTAGTGGCTGCagtcagccaggaagcagcaCTGGGTGGCCGCAGACCTGGAGAAGAGGGCTTGAGGATACCTTGAGAACACTGGTAAAATTAACCACTGAAGGATGAGAGATGGCACTCTCTAAAGATGTAATAGAAGAAAAGAGCTCTGTCATAATAGCAGTACCAAACCTAAAGTAGCTCAGGGGAAAaacataagatatatatatatatatatatatatatatatatatatatatatatatatgatctatatggaaaaactataaaattctgtcTAATATAAAAGAACAAGTACAGAcataatttattaagaaaaaacaacatgTAAAACATCAGTTCTACTTAAATTAATCTATAGATCCAGTCAATTTGAGTTATAGCTCAATAAGACTTTTAGTTGGAGGAACttacaaaataatataaagctCAATGACAATAAGCATAGAATAGCCAGGAATATTCTGAAAAAGGAAGAGTAATATCTTGTAATATCCATATTAAAATGTACAATGGCATAacagttaaaagaataaagtactagTATAACAGCAcacaatcaatgaaacaaaatagtcAATAATTAGGTCCAAGTGTAAATGAGAATTCAGTGAATTATAAAGGAAACATTTCAAATCAATAGGGAAAGAGGGATCATTCAGTAAATTAATTTGGGGCAGCTGGCTGCTTATTTGGTGGGTAAAATTGGCTGTCTACCTCACTTATGATTTCAAAATACATTCCAAAAGGATACATTGTttgaatataaaagaataaatgcttGAATGGTGGGGAATGCAGGATGGTGGGGAAGGCTTGTCTTAACATCACAgcaagatagaaaatataaaagactgatctagcctgacctgtggtggcacagtgataaagtgttgacctggaacgctgacattgccggttcaaatccctaggcttacctggtcaaggcacatatgggagttgatgcttcctgctccccccccccttctctctgtctctcttctctaaaatgaataaataaatttaaaaattaaaaaaaaaaagactgatctATTTGACCTCTTAAGACATATGTATAAATGTAcaaatagatatatctatatgttTATGCATATAGAGAGAGCTGGGGAGAGCACATATGCAAAAAGAATGAGTAACAGCCTGACAagccggtggcacagtggatagagcatcagcctgggacccaggggacccaggtttgaaactccaaggtcgctgaaTGAGCCTCacttgcttgagcgtgggctcatccagcttgatcgtggggttgctggcttgagtgtgggatcatagacaagaccccatggtcactggcttgaagctgaaggttgctggcttgagcaaggggtcacttgctctgctgcagccccctgatcaaagcacacgaggaagcaatcaatgaacaactaaggtgctgcaatgaagaacagatgtttctcatctctctctcttcctgtctgtctttccctatctgttcctctttctgtctttctgtctctgtcacaaaaaagaaaaaaaaagaatgagtaataaattgggaaaatatttgtaaaacatatattaaaggaaattattccaCAAAGatctcttatatttattttttattttatttattcatttttagagagtagagagagagggagagagaggagagacagagagagagaagggggaggagctggaagcatcaactcccatatgtgccttgaccaggcaagcccagggttttgaaccggcgacctcagcatttccaggtcgacgctttatctactgcgccaccacaggtcagacaagatCTCTTATAAATGgatgtaaaaagaataaataacacaaaCAACTCACAAAAGAATAATGagccaataaataaatgaagaaaaagctcaaCTTCACAAATAGTAAACAAGGATGAATTAAAACTCCTTcgggtccctggctggttggctcagtggtagagcatcggcctggcgtgcagaagtcccaggttcgattcctggccagggcacacaggagaggcgcccatctgctctccttcctctcggtctctctcttcccctcccgcagccgaggctccattggagcaaaagatggcccgggcgctggggatggctccttggcctctgccccaggcgctagagtggttctggtctcaacagagcgacgccctggatgggcagagcatcgcctcctggtgggcgtgccaggtggatcctggtcgggtgcatgcgggagtctgtctgactgcctccccgtttccagcttcagaaaaaaaaaaaaagattgtgtactgtctttctcaaaaaaaataaaataaaaaaataaaacccctttGGATATATTTGGCCGACAGGAGTGGCAGAACTTGCCGGACTGAGTGGTCTGATTGTTTAGCACGGTTGAGGACCTGAAAAAGATCTTCTCCTTCATTGTCACGAGTTTATAAAGTGGTGGGGTCTTTTTGGAGGACAATTTGATAATGTTTATTAAATCTTAAGACGtacatatttttttccaagaATTCCACTATTGCAGTAAAGgattagataaataaattatggtactttctgaagtcaaatatttaaaataatggtagagccctgaccaggtggtggcgcagtggatagagcatcggactgggatgcagaagacccaggtttgagaccccgaggtcaccagcttgagtgcgggctcatctggtttgagcaaaagctcaccagcttggacccaaggtcactggctccagcaaggggttactcagtctgctgaaggcccacggtcaaggcacatacgagaaagcaatcaatgaacaataaggtgttgcaacgaaaaactaatgattgatgcttctgatctctctccgttcctgtctgtccctatctatccctctctctgtctctgaaaaaataaaataaaaaataaataaaataaaagtggtaGAATACCAGATTGTCAACAGTAGCTATAGCTCAGTCAAGGGATAAAGGGGTAGTGGTAAGAGAATAGGATCAGACTGATTTCACATTTtcccataattaaaaataaaatagcttggctgGGCGCCTCACTGGACAACGCGTTGAACCAATGTGCCAGAGGTCAAGGGCTCGAccctagtcagggcacgtacaagaagcaatcaataagtacacaacttgcctgaccaggtggtggcacagtggatacagcgtcagcctgggatgttgaggacccaggttcaaaactccaaggtcgttggcttgagctcaggcttaccAGCTCAAgaatgggaccatagacatgaccgtatggttgctggcttgaaatccagggttgctggcttgagtaaggggtcactggctcggctggagccccccagtcaaggcacatatgagaaagcaatcaatgaacaactaaggtgccacaacaaagaattgatgtttctcatctctctcccttcctgtctgtacctctctccctctcacttaaaaaaaaaaaaaaaaaaaaaagacaacttgagttgtgcttctctctctgtccccctccctctctctgaaatcaatggaaaaatgaaaaaaaaaaaaaaaaccccacaaaaatttggtaaccagaaaaaaatttcttttgcctAGGAAACAGGGACCTCCAAATAAAAATGAGTAGAGCTATGGTTTAGAATGGAAGCCCAGCCTAAGGTAATACTGAGGAAAGGCACAGTaactacacatatatatgtgaatGTGTGTGGGGAGGTGAAAGGAGGTGTTGGTGGGCTTCCAAAGGGCTCACAAAGTGACCTTTACCTGGGAGAATTCATCAGGGCTGGACCTTCACCTTGTAGGCTGAAAACCCTGACCAGCAAGAGATGAGTGTGAAAGGCTCCTCTCTTTGGAGGGATAAGGATGTGGGCATTGCCTATTTCTAGCtgtttggcttttcttttcttgcctcttGGCTAACCATCCCTCTCTGTCCTCATAATCTTTCTTCTTTGGAAATCACAATTGGAGCCTCATTCAGCTTCGTTGGCATTCTTAAACTCCTGAGTCTCAGATTTGCAGATAGTATCTTAATTACTCCCACAAGTAGCTGATCATATTCAGGGTATGCATTTTCTGAGAGTAACCTAGttccaaaaataataaacacagacATGACTGGTGTATATCTTGCAGAGTGAACCGCAAATGCCGTGCTTCATCTCACTCCTGTACCACATATACATGTCACTCTGTGACACTCCTGCTCTCCCTGCTCTGACCTGGGGGTGCCCCTGTCTATCAGTGTCGAGTGAGGAGGCTAAGATGGCTGGCACTCACTCTATCTTATGGACCACTCTTggtctaaaacaaaacaattttttgctCTAATAATTTTTGGAAATATTGGCTATGAGACGTGTGCATTATTGAGGGAAGGAGGCTCCCTTCTGGTTCATGCATTTGGATGGgcagagtgaggaaggagagagacaaagggcaAGATCAGATGAAAATTGCTGACAGAAACAAGACAAAAGTTGACATTCCCAGGTACAGATTCACTTGGCTAGAGCTGCTCCAGAGGTGAGTGGGACTAATGGGACAGAAGGGAGAAGAGATGGGAGGTCAGAGGGAAAAGCGAAGAGCATATGGGGAAGACCTGGGCCCTCAGCTCGGCTGAGTGGGTGAGGGGAGCCCAGGCCCTTGCAGGTGGAACACCCACCTGAGTCTGACACTGTTGATTATCATTCCAAATGGAGGCAGAGCTTTCCCAGAATGCCTTTGTACAGTTTTCCAGGATTGTCTGGAAAGCACAGGGAGAGTGATGAATGCAGGAAGATATGAGGGGCTGGACCACGGAAGGGACAATGAGTGGGGATAAAGACTCAGGGGTCATAGGAGGAGGCCCAGGAGTGTGGAGCTGGGGTCAAAGCTCAGAGTACCTGGACCCCAGCATAGGCATTGTTGACCAGCACAGCCAAACACCCGTGCTGTTCTCAATCCACCTGCTCACACAGGCTTTGCACTTCATTCTCCTGGCTTGAATCACACACCACAGGAACACATTGGCCCCCTCTGGATTGTGcctggagagagacagacaggataaGAGCTCACAGTCTCACATGAGGGTCTACATAACCCCACTTTCTTCAACTCCCAGCTTGGGAGCTGAGAAGCCCATCATAGGAATCAAATCTAGCAGCTGAGAGATTATGGCTGGTAAAATCGCCCTCTGATATCTGGGTGAGAAATTTCAGTAGCGCTAAATCCTCCTTTTATAGAGCAAGGTAGACTGAGATCTCaggtttaaaatatacatttactgAGGCCTACAATGCGTAAGATATTGTACTCTGCATGTGGAAGATACGGGACAAATAAGGCATGGAGGCTGCTCTCGGGAAATGAGTATCCATCTTTTTCCTTGTTCTTCGCCAATTCCATCTCACATGCTCTTAACTCCCACCCTTCCCTTCATCACTAATGTGGAACCCTACTTCATCTCAGCCTTCTTTCCCTCACTCCACCTGTGCTCCTGCCTGGTAACAAAGAAATCAAAGCTCTCATGCATGAACTATTTCTACTTCCCGTTCCACCTCGGCTTCTACAAATGTGCCCTATCCTCTAATTTCAGAGGAAGAAGAGTACCTTATTTGGGAACAAGCCTCCTGTTGTCCAAATCTATGCTCTGGGTCCAACTCTCTTACCTTCTTGCTTCATAACTACTCACTGGACCGTCAGTCTTTCTGCCTTAAATTAATTCTTCATACCGCAGCCATACAGTATGAACTATCTAAAGCACAAATCTGTTTAAAATCCTCCAACGGGATCACCATCTCATAGAGAATAAAGCCAAAGTTCTCTACCAGGTTCTTCCAAGACCCATTCTGTTTCCTCTCCAGCCTCTCACCTTCCACTCCTGCCTTGTACTTCCATGCTTTGGAATTCTTTCtcacaatatcttttttttttttttaattttatttattcatttttttttagagaggagagagaaagggagagagagagacagagg
Proteins encoded in this region:
- the DHRS1 gene encoding LOW QUALITY PROTEIN: dehydrogenase/reductase SDR family member 1 (The sequence of the model RefSeq protein was modified relative to this genomic sequence to represent the inferred CDS: inserted 2 bases in 2 codons; deleted 1 base in 1 codon; substituted 3 bases at 3 genomic stop codons), translated to MVTPMKDQVCVVTGASRGIGRGIIALXLYQAGATVYITGXHLDTLRVTAQDAQSRGGQCVPVVCDSSQENEVQSLCEQVDXEQHGCLAVLVNNAYAGVQTILENCTKAFWESSASIWNDINSVRLRGHYLCSVYGXRLMVPAGWGLIVVISSMEGLQYLFNVPYDMRKAACDRLAADCARELRCHGVSYVSLWPGLVQTELLKDHMGKNDNAEDLLVKQLSFHFSSGETTEMSGQCVVALATDPSILSLSGKVLPXCDLAQHCGLRGVDGLPIQDCLSLSSVLSYGSPLGWLTSSLPGFLCVPKWLITLYTSKS